The Hymenobacter oligotrophus genome has a window encoding:
- the rpoC gene encoding DNA-directed RNA polymerase subunit beta': MAFAKTKKLVQDFSKVTISLASPEAILERSNGEVVKPETINYRTYKPEMGGLFCERIFGPVKDWECHCGKYKRIRYKGIICDRCGVEVTEKKVRRERMGHIELVVPVAHIWYFKSLPNKIGYLLGLPTKKLDQIIYYERYVVVQPGLLETEGVQQLDFLTEDEYLDIIDKLPRENQMLPNEDPQKFIAKMGADALYMLLERLNLDELSYSLRDSAAHETSQQRKAEALKRLRVVEAFREANGRIENRPEWMVIRMVPVIPPELRPLVPLDGGRFATSDLNDLYRRVIIRNNRLKRLIEIKAPEVILRNEKRMLQEAVDSLFDNSRKVNAVRAEGNRALKSLSDMLKGKQGRFRQNLLGKRVDYSGRSVIVVGPELKLHECGLPKNMAAELFKPFIIRKLIERGIVKTVKSAKKIVDRKDAVVWDILENVLKGHPVLLNRAPTLHRLGIQAFQPRLIEGKAIQLHPLVCTAFNADFDGDQMAVHVPLGPAAVLEASMLMLASHNILNPANGAPIAVPSQDMVLGLYYVTKGKRTTEEEVVVGEGRTFYSAEEVVIAINEGQLSKHAYIKVRTKVRDEEDNLVTKVIETVAGRVLFNLHVPEEVGFVDELLTKKKLQQIISMVFKRTGMARTAQFLDDIKTLGFQSAYKGGLSMGLGDIQIPVEKDQLIAQAQADVQAVTQNYQMGLITDNERYNQVIDIWTRINNQITETLMSRLEKEKQGFNSIYMMMHSGARGSREQIRQLGGMRGLMAKPQKSLQGSVGEIIENPILSNFKEGLDVIEYFISTHGARKGLADTALKTADAGYLTRRLVDVSQDVIVNDVDCGTLRGIETFALKDNEDIVEPLAERILGRVAVHDIVDPLTDEVILTAGDEITEEVTRRIDQTSIESVEIRSVLTCEAKRGICARCYGRNLSTGRMVQKGEAVGVIAAQSIGEPGTQLTLRTFHVGGTASNIAVEASIRAKFAGVIEFEDVRTVDSVNAEGEPVKVVMGRSGEVRIVEKGTGKVFISNHVPYGSFLLVEEGQEVEKGQELNNWDPYNAVILAEFDGAVNYEGIKEGVTYREESDEQTGYREKVVIESKDKTLAPALVIKAGKKGGDESQKAYNIPVGSHINVENGEKIKAGHILAKIPRAVGKTRDITGGLPRVTELFEARNPSNPAVVSEIDGVVTYGTVKRGNREIFVESKDGVRKKYMVPLSKHILVQDNDFIRAGAPLSDGAITPTDILNIQGPGAVQEYLVNEIQEVYRLQGVKINDKHIEVVVRQMMQKVVIMDPGDTSFLEHQTVDKITFMEENDAIIDMKVVTDEGDSTILKRGQIVTARKLRDENSSLRRRDLKLVEVRDASPAVSRPTLQGITQASLGTQSFISAASFQETTKVLSEAAIRGKADELLGLKENVIVGHLIPAGTGLREYTRIQVGSTEDPEPVAAAPAASEAKPRASRSKREVSAE, encoded by the coding sequence ATGGCGTTTGCAAAAACGAAAAAGCTGGTTCAAGACTTCTCGAAAGTTACCATCTCGCTCGCCTCTCCCGAAGCTATTCTGGAGCGCTCGAACGGGGAAGTGGTGAAACCCGAGACGATCAACTACCGCACGTACAAGCCCGAAATGGGCGGCTTGTTCTGCGAGCGGATCTTCGGACCGGTAAAAGACTGGGAGTGCCACTGCGGCAAATACAAGCGCATTCGCTACAAGGGCATTATCTGCGACCGTTGCGGCGTGGAGGTGACCGAGAAGAAAGTGCGCCGCGAGCGGATGGGCCACATCGAACTGGTGGTACCCGTTGCGCACATCTGGTACTTCAAGTCGCTGCCCAACAAAATTGGTTATCTGCTGGGCCTGCCCACCAAGAAGCTCGACCAGATCATCTACTACGAGCGTTACGTGGTAGTGCAGCCGGGCTTGCTGGAAACGGAAGGCGTACAGCAACTCGACTTCCTGACGGAGGACGAATACCTGGACATCATCGACAAGCTCCCGCGCGAGAACCAGATGCTGCCCAACGAGGATCCGCAGAAGTTCATCGCCAAGATGGGCGCCGACGCGCTGTACATGCTGCTCGAGCGTCTGAACCTGGACGAGCTGAGCTACTCACTGCGTGACTCCGCCGCTCACGAGACTTCACAGCAGCGTAAGGCTGAGGCCTTGAAGCGTCTGCGTGTAGTAGAAGCGTTCCGCGAAGCCAACGGCCGCATCGAAAACCGCCCCGAGTGGATGGTAATTCGTATGGTGCCGGTGATTCCGCCGGAGCTGCGCCCGCTCGTGCCCCTGGACGGTGGCCGTTTTGCTACCTCCGACTTGAACGACCTGTACCGTCGCGTTATCATCCGCAACAACCGCCTTAAGCGCCTGATCGAGATCAAGGCTCCGGAGGTGATTCTGCGTAACGAGAAGCGCATGCTGCAAGAGGCTGTCGACTCGCTGTTCGACAACTCGCGTAAGGTAAATGCCGTGCGCGCCGAAGGCAACCGCGCCCTGAAGTCGCTGTCCGATATGCTGAAAGGCAAGCAGGGCCGCTTCCGTCAGAACCTGCTCGGTAAGCGCGTCGACTACTCGGGCCGTTCTGTTATCGTGGTAGGCCCCGAGCTGAAGCTGCACGAGTGCGGTCTGCCGAAGAACATGGCAGCCGAGCTGTTCAAGCCGTTCATCATTCGCAAGCTCATCGAGCGCGGCATCGTGAAGACGGTGAAGTCGGCTAAGAAGATCGTAGACCGCAAGGACGCTGTGGTATGGGACATCCTCGAGAACGTTCTCAAGGGCCACCCGGTGCTGCTGAACCGTGCTCCTACGCTTCACCGCCTAGGTATCCAGGCGTTCCAGCCGCGTCTCATCGAGGGCAAGGCTATTCAGCTGCACCCGCTGGTGTGTACCGCCTTCAACGCCGACTTTGACGGTGACCAGATGGCTGTGCACGTACCCCTAGGTCCGGCCGCTGTACTGGAAGCCTCGATGCTGATGCTGGCGTCGCATAACATCCTGAACCCGGCCAACGGCGCGCCCATCGCGGTACCGTCGCAGGACATGGTTCTGGGTTTGTACTACGTTACCAAAGGCAAGCGCACCACCGAAGAGGAAGTAGTTGTGGGCGAAGGCCGCACGTTCTACTCGGCTGAGGAGGTGGTAATTGCCATCAACGAAGGCCAGCTTTCGAAGCACGCCTACATTAAGGTGCGTACGAAGGTGCGCGACGAAGAAGACAATCTCGTGACGAAAGTTATCGAGACGGTTGCTGGTCGTGTGCTGTTCAACCTGCACGTACCCGAGGAAGTAGGCTTCGTAGATGAGCTGCTGACCAAGAAGAAGCTGCAGCAGATCATCTCGATGGTGTTCAAGCGTACGGGCATGGCCCGCACGGCGCAGTTCCTCGACGACATCAAGACGCTGGGCTTCCAGTCGGCTTACAAAGGTGGTCTGTCGATGGGCCTAGGTGATATCCAGATTCCGGTAGAGAAGGACCAACTGATTGCCCAGGCGCAGGCCGACGTGCAGGCAGTTACCCAGAACTACCAGATGGGTCTGATCACCGACAACGAGCGTTACAACCAGGTTATCGACATCTGGACGCGCATCAACAACCAGATCACCGAGACGCTGATGTCGCGCCTCGAGAAGGAGAAGCAAGGCTTCAACTCGATCTACATGATGATGCACTCGGGTGCTCGTGGTTCGCGCGAACAGATCCGTCAGCTCGGCGGTATGCGTGGTCTGATGGCCAAGCCCCAGAAGTCGCTGCAAGGTTCGGTTGGCGAGATTATCGAAAACCCGATTCTGTCTAACTTCAAAGAAGGCCTGGACGTAATCGAGTACTTTATCTCGACGCACGGTGCCCGTAAGGGTCTGGCTGACACCGCTCTGAAGACGGCTGACGCCGGCTACCTGACTCGTCGTCTGGTTGACGTATCGCAAGACGTTATCGTGAACGACGTTGACTGCGGCACGCTGCGTGGTATCGAAACCTTTGCTCTGAAGGACAACGAGGATATCGTGGAGCCGCTGGCCGAGCGTATCCTAGGTCGCGTAGCCGTTCACGACATCGTGGACCCGCTGACCGACGAGGTTATCCTGACTGCTGGCGACGAAATCACCGAAGAGGTTACCCGTCGTATCGACCAGACCAGCATCGAATCGGTGGAAATCCGTTCCGTACTGACCTGCGAAGCCAAGCGTGGTATTTGCGCCCGTTGCTACGGCCGTAACCTCTCGACTGGCCGCATGGTGCAGAAGGGCGAGGCCGTAGGTGTAATTGCTGCTCAGTCGATCGGTGAGCCTGGCACCCAGCTGACGCTGCGTACCTTCCACGTGGGTGGTACCGCCTCGAACATTGCGGTAGAAGCCAGCATCCGGGCCAAATTTGCCGGTGTAATTGAGTTCGAAGACGTGCGCACCGTTGATTCGGTGAATGCAGAAGGCGAACCGGTGAAAGTGGTGATGGGTCGCTCGGGCGAAGTACGTATCGTGGAGAAAGGCACCGGCAAGGTGTTTATCTCGAACCACGTACCGTACGGCTCGTTCCTGCTTGTCGAAGAAGGTCAGGAGGTTGAAAAGGGCCAAGAACTCAACAACTGGGACCCCTACAACGCTGTAATTCTGGCCGAATTCGATGGTGCCGTCAACTACGAGGGTATCAAAGAAGGCGTAACCTACCGTGAGGAGTCGGACGAACAGACCGGCTACCGTGAGAAAGTGGTTATCGAGTCGAAAGACAAGACCCTAGCTCCGGCGCTGGTTATCAAGGCCGGTAAGAAAGGCGGCGACGAGTCGCAGAAGGCTTACAACATCCCCGTAGGCTCGCACATCAACGTGGAGAACGGCGAGAAGATCAAGGCTGGTCACATTCTGGCTAAGATCCCGCGCGCCGTTGGCAAGACCCGCGACATTACCGGTGGTCTGCCCCGCGTTACCGAACTCTTCGAAGCCCGTAACCCGTCGAACCCGGCGGTGGTATCGGAAATCGACGGTGTGGTAACCTACGGTACGGTGAAGCGTGGTAACCGCGAAATCTTCGTCGAGTCGAAAGACGGCGTACGCAAGAAGTACATGGTGCCGCTGTCGAAGCACATTCTGGTGCAAGACAACGACTTCATCCGTGCCGGTGCGCCGCTGTCGGATGGTGCCATCACGCCGACGGATATCTTGAACATTCAGGGTCCCGGCGCCGTGCAAGAGTACCTCGTGAACGAGATTCAGGAAGTATACCGCTTGCAGGGTGTGAAAATCAACGACAAGCACATCGAGGTGGTAGTACGCCAGATGATGCAGAAGGTGGTTATCATGGATCCGGGCGACACGTCGTTCCTCGAGCACCAGACCGTGGACAAGATCACGTTCATGGAAGAAAACGATGCCATCATCGACATGAAGGTGGTAACGGACGAGGGTGACTCGACGATTCTGAAGCGCGGTCAGATCGTGACGGCTCGTAAGCTGCGCGACGAGAACTCCTCGCTGCGCCGCCGCGACCTGAAGCTGGTAGAAGTGCGCGACGCTTCGCCGGCCGTATCGCGCCCCACGCTGCAAGGCATCACGCAGGCCTCGCTGGGCACACAGTCGTTTATTTCGGCTGCTTCGTTCCAGGAAACGACCAAGGTGCTGTCGGAAGCTGCCATCCGTGGCAAGGCAGACGAACTTCTAGGTCTGAAGGAGAACGTAATCGTTGGTCACCTCATTCCGGCCGGTACCGGTTTGCGCGAGTACACGCGCATTCAGGTTGGCTCGACGGAGGATCCGGAGCCGGTTGCTGCCGCTCCGGCCGCCAGCGAAGCAAAGCCTCGCGCAAGCCGTAGCAAGCGCGAAGTATCGGCCGAGTAA
- a CDS encoding class I SAM-dependent methyltransferase, which yields MAPLDRFSDHAAQYAQFRITYPAELYSYLLDKTLGRSAAWDCGTGNGQVAADLAAHFDQVDATDISPKQLQQAAPRANVHYRISPAEQTPFADNTFDLITTAQALHWFDAAAFHREAQRVAKPGATIAEWGYGLVKTDEPLDALINRFYTDIVGPYWDKNRRHIDDGFARIPFPFAAVEHRHFEARQLWSAERFLQYLQTWSSVHLYQKQTGENPVYQIAHSLRQLWGEDKREVCFPIFLRAGGITK from the coding sequence ATGGCTCCGCTCGACCGTTTCTCCGACCATGCTGCGCAGTATGCGCAGTTTCGCATTACTTATCCCGCCGAGCTTTATAGTTACCTGCTAGATAAAACCCTAGGTAGGAGCGCGGCTTGGGACTGCGGCACCGGCAATGGGCAAGTAGCAGCCGATTTAGCTGCCCATTTTGACCAGGTAGATGCGACCGATATCAGCCCGAAGCAGTTACAACAGGCCGCGCCGCGCGCCAACGTACACTACCGCATTAGTCCCGCCGAGCAAACACCGTTCGCCGACAACACCTTCGACCTAATTACCACGGCGCAAGCGCTGCACTGGTTTGATGCGGCTGCTTTTCACCGCGAAGCCCAACGGGTAGCCAAGCCGGGCGCCACCATTGCCGAGTGGGGATATGGCCTGGTGAAAACTGACGAACCGCTAGATGCGCTGATAAACCGTTTCTACACTGATATTGTAGGACCTTATTGGGACAAAAACCGGCGCCATATTGACGATGGTTTTGCACGTATCCCTTTCCCGTTTGCTGCAGTAGAGCACCGGCACTTCGAAGCGCGCCAGCTATGGTCCGCCGAACGCTTTCTGCAGTACCTACAAACCTGGAGCAGTGTGCACCTGTACCAAAAGCAGACAGGGGAGAACCCCGTTTATCAGATTGCACATTCCTTACGCCAATTATGGGGTGAAGACAAGAGAGAAGTATGCTTTCCAATTTTCTTGCGGGCAGGTGGAATCACCAAGTAG
- a CDS encoding DUF3467 domain-containing protein — protein MAQQPPSAPASEEQQINIELSEEIAEGEYANLAMIAHSSSEFVIDFIRLMPGLPKAKVKARIVITPEHAKRLLSALSDNIERYERSFGTIKTQDEAPGFPMNFGGTMGEA, from the coding sequence ATGGCCCAACAACCACCCTCTGCGCCCGCATCTGAAGAACAACAAATCAACATTGAGCTGTCGGAGGAAATAGCCGAAGGCGAGTACGCCAATTTGGCCATGATAGCGCACTCGAGCAGCGAGTTCGTTATCGATTTCATCCGGCTGATGCCTGGCTTGCCTAAAGCCAAGGTGAAAGCCCGCATCGTTATTACGCCGGAGCACGCCAAACGCCTGCTATCGGCTTTGTCCGACAACATCGAACGGTACGAGCGAAGCTTTGGTACCATCAAAACCCAGGACGAAGCACCAGGCTTTCCGATGAACTTCGGCGGCACGATGGGCGAGGCGTAG